CCGCAGTAAAACAAACCTCTCTTTGACATGTTTCTGAAACTCTCTTAGCATCAGTTATTTGCTTTCTGTAGAAGTTGGTGAAAATCCTGTGATGTTTGGGAATTTCTTTTCTTGCTATATTAACCcaatatttactaaaattttcCATTGCTTCTCTCTCAATTACAGAAGGGTCTTTCTTCACCTTTTGCTTCTTGGGTAAACCACGTTCAATAATCTGCACCATCTCAATTATCACCATGACTAACAATTGGATATATACGAAAACAATACAAAGGTCAAGAAAGAAACTTTCCTAACCTCATATGTATCCCCCTTCTCCAAAACTTTTACATAATAAACCTGTAATATACCACTTTCTGACAGTATAGATCGCCTAATCCTTCCAGCTGCCCCTTCTGGAATGCCATTGGTTCCCATATCTATTTCACTAATACTTAGAGAGAAATTCTCAGCAGTGTAATTGGTCTGCTGGGCTCTCAACCTTGCCTGAAGCGATTCATACTGAGGCCGTTGATCACCCATCCCTGCCCTGCTTCTACGCTGAAACTTGTTTATAGACGCCATCATTGCAGCTAATGAACCCAAGTCAAGGGTACCCTTTAGGTAAAATTCCTCCACTTGGATATCTGACATACTTGGCAAACCTAGTGATGATGACAGCTTTTCATACGGAAGAGGAATCCTATATGTGATTCCATCCCCAATATCCAGAAAAGGTGGTTCAAGATTTGGTCTGAAATGTTTTGAACAGTTCACCAATGATGAGCCCAAATTAATCAAAGATTGGTAAGGTCAGTTACAAACTTGCAACATAGAAAACATTTAGTGACACACCTCTTATGTTACTTTTAGGAAATATCAAAGTATATTCAAAACCAACTAACAAGAAGGGTGAGCTCCTCGATCTCTCTTTCTTATATAATGGCAATTGTCTCACATAGCCATTTTAGTGGCTGTGTTCCTTTCCCTAGTGATAATACTTGATCTGATTTTAGTGACCGAAATGCTACAGCCATACAACCTAACCTTGTCTGGTATTTGAATAATAGCAAAGTCCAAGAAACATGTACTTAATTGACATGGACAGAAAGCCATTTCGGGATTATGTTCTTTCTAAGAGTCTTCCGAATCTCACTCTCAATCATAGACAGacaatccaactcacaaagaAGGAAAACATTGACTTAAGGCCCTGCTAGTTTTACTATTGATTTTCACTCAGGTATACTAGAAGATAACATACAATCTTCAACAAGAAATTCTAAAATCCGAAGTACTATTTGAAGTCGGactagaaaaagaataagagcAGTGCATCAGATAGAGTAATACATAAGGTGAGAAGCAAACCTTGAGGCACCATATTGCCGCCCGAAATCTGATTCATGATAATTTCCAAGTTTTTGGGAACTACTACTGTTTAGAAAATCTGAAGTTGATTCAAACTTGGGAAACCCTCCTCTGTTATCATTCATTGATTTCTGATCTTTCAGGGCTACATTACTTTTGATTGCCATTGTCCCAGTTCTTGTCGACGCAGGATTTTGGGGGGCACAATTGAGCCTCCTTTTGTACTTCTGAATATGATCTCCAAGCATTGCACGATACCGCTCCTCTGAAATATACGAACTGTGACAGCCTGTTTCTTCCTCGTCACTGCTATAAGCACTACGCCGCTTCTTTTTCGATCCCCTCTCCGATATTGTTCCATTCATGTCGCCTAAAGCTCCCCCTAATCAACAAAAAGCAAATCGCTCTCAAAATTACGAAGAGAGACAGAGACAACTCCAACATGCATCAACTTATTTGACTGAACACCATACATGCAATGCCAACAACCGATATAAATACATGCTATTCAACTCAAAGATAAAAACCAAAAGGCAACAAAaaaccagaaaaaaaaaaatggtatatGTAAATTTTCTAACAAAACCGAATTACCTACCTTGGGCACCTCTGCTCTCATCCTGACTACTATTCCCATAATAATCAAAATCTTCATCTTGTTTCGGCAGTTGAAAGTTCATCAAAGGCTAAAAAagaattatgaaaaaaaatcaataccaGAGTACtcaaaaagaacaaaaaaaagacACACTAACGTGCCTATAAGCCCAAGCCGAAATTAAACTAAGCACACGTAAAAGCAGTAGAAAACCCCCAAAAAGCAATACTTTGACataattattcacaaattacGCCCTTTCAAAGCAAAACCAAATCGCCACAACGAAATTCACACGTACAAATTGcaaatagagagaaaatcaaaattcgaAGTGCAGTGATTCCTCTGAAATCACCTCAAGATTGAAGAGATTTCCGTAATTATACTTCCGGTTGGAGTCCATGAGCTCTGCCACTAAATTTACGGCGAAGAAACCAGAATCCGGCGATGAGCATTGGCGGCgaaaattatttgaagaagaagattaacGGACGAGTGGAAGAGGAGGTGGAGAcgaaccctaaccctagatAGAGAAGGGGAGAGtgacgaagaagaagagaagaagcgGGAGACAAAGGTGGAGTTGTGAATAGAtcctttttttctatcttcttctTATCAAATTTCCTCTCTGTTTCAGGAGATGTTTTTTATCTCCTTCttgaattcataattttactatactaaatattttcacaattttaattttacaattttgacaaaaataaaagattaatttgttattttattcatttgtttaaaattatggagaaaaaaattaaagggaACTTCGAtctttataaaaattgtaaaataaaaaatgtgaataataattttaatttattattatactgAATCTAAATACTACTTTTGTTTCATAGTAGTGGAGACGTTTTCTTTTCggttaagaaaaattgtgttaggtgagttaagtaatggaataataaagtaagaaataaaagataataaagtaatgagagtaaaataagtgagaagaaatgtgttgactttactaaaaagagaaatgattcaactactATGGAATATATATCAACATGGCAAAatactctattattatggaacatagggagtagaataaaacaaacaaatctaAGTATGCATTAAACAAACGTGAtgcttagagcatccacaatggtatGGAGATAGGGAGGACGATCGGGCGAAATTGGGCTCGGGCGTCCTCGTCCAACCATTGCAGGCGCTCGAGTGAGACAACCGAAAGTTTGGTCGTCTGGGTCGGTCACTCGACGCGTCGAGCGATGCCTCCGGGCGCCCATTGCAAGGCGTCGGACAACGACGCCCGAGGACGATGaaaaaattttaactaaaaaaaaataaaatttaattataaaaatcaaattttaattaaaaaaatttaaaaaatcatttttaaaattaaaatttaaaaactataatttcaCAATGATCCATACTAAAAGACGGATCAGTGAATTAGCGAAAgattatatttgtataatattatttcacgCTAAATGAGCTAGTTTTGCTTTGCTtgagtaaatattttatagatatGTTTTCAACTCCAACTTTCATTGTAACTTTGATGTGGGATAAATGATAGTCTTATAGATAGGTTTTCAACTCCAAGTTTCTTTGTGATTTGATGTGGAACAATTAGTTTTACActtaaaagagagtttttgttgctttatgtaaaactttgtttgatttaaatacaaaatctaAGTTTAGCCTAGAAGTTAGGGGTGAacattcgggtttcggttcggttttttgccaaaatcgtaccaaacccgaaaaaccgaatttagttcaaaatccaaactgaaccgaaccgaaaaaccaaaaatcgaaaaatcGAAAACCGAACTTCAAAAACcgaataaaaccaaaaaattgaaattttcataaaaaatcgaaaaaccgaaaaaaatagtatatattaatatatatatatataatttattttattttatatatactaatagaatataaatatatataatataaaattaatagaatatatataatacatattatataaaatatattaaaagaatatatattatatatatgatataatatattaaattataaatatatatataatattatatttaaaatataattcggttttcggttattTTTTACGCCCGAACCGAACCAGAAAAtcgaaatttttgtatttttaaaaccgaaccgaaccgaaaaatcgaaaaaaccgaaccgaatttcaaaattttggtttagTTCTGTTCAGATATTcggttttcagtttttttgcTCACTCCTACTAGTGGTAGATTTGTCTTGAAAAATCATACAGGTTGTGGATTCAAGCCCCAGACTTAAtgttatgttttcatttttttttcttttatacttttctcattttatttgattctttttttgttatatgaaagaatgtttatatttttatgataatgtAAATTTAGTGTTTGATGAGTGCTATATCTTGgaataaattgtaaatttgagCGAGAAGTTAGATTTAGATGACTAGTCaggtttttattaatttagtaatgtaatttattttaattaagttttttaaAGTAATTTAGTAATAATGTAAttgtttttctaaaatttgtggtgtttaatataatatattttggtatttttgtaattaaaaacaaaaataaaaactaataatattaaaaattaaatgtaaattgagtttaattgATAGGACAAACACTAGGGCGAAACCATTATAAAAAGAAGGAGCGGACTAAGAAATGCTGATATGGCAATCACTAGGGCGGACACTAGGGTATCCTGCTCATACGAATGGTACTCGGTATTGAGCTTGTAGCATaccattttcttcacaaaCATGTAAGAAAACGTGACATGAATATTGTAACCAAAACTAGCAAGGTTTCACAACTAGGcccatttcaatttaatatatttatttaaattatgatatttttaaaaaattaaattaaaatagctaaaatgttaaaaaaatatataattgaagttacatttaatcaaataaaataaaacacgtAAATTCTAGTCTGTCTAAATCTAACAACAAAGTTTTCATGTTTTTAGCACTAGACCTCCATTATGTAGGATGTTTGTCATCGTCGTCATTCATTCGACTTCTCCTATTTTACAATAGTTTTCtttcatattaataaaataaaactaagatGAAGACAAGCATTGTTTTAAAAACATCACCGCATCGACTAGTTCAATCCATTCGGCCACCAAATGgtgctttattttattttattttattttattttattcatttcccACAATAAAATCGATGGACTAACGAGTAATCTCACACTAAAGAAATCAGTTGGATCATTCGTGAATCGCTGACCAATCGAatcgatttttaaaattttgcaaaatagattttaaatttgtggCTAATGAGAGTTGATCGCATGAGTATAAACGATGAATGAAACCCATTAACCACAACTAAAGATTTAATGGTAATTAGATGCAGGCTAATCGAGTTGAAATATTATCAGACAAAAAGTTTACAACTCTAATCTTATGGGGTTTGGGCTAGCCTAACGAGCCAATTGAGCTaaacctttttatttttataaataaaaacatttatgaatattaaagatattaatCATACTCCTATAACAAACACTATCACAattaagtactactaatagaaaaaacttaaaaaaaagacATTGAATAAGAATAATGTTTTGATAAATATAGAGTTGTCTAAGacattgaataaaaataatgtttgaTAAATATAGAGTTGtctaatgatttaattataagatATAAGGATATACGATGATGACTGtgataattgtaaaattaaaataaaaatgattaacaataaattttgaagtgTGGTTTAGAAGTCAGAATATTATCTATAGTGGacttgaattttcaatttatttatttattattatatgcttttaataaaaaaataatatgtttatatttggTGTTGATTATAATAAAGAAGACATTCTTCATGGTGATTCGAAGGATGTGTCATACAAGCCTGAAAGATTCAAAGtgaaggaaaatgaaaatcttGTATGCAAATTAAGAAGAGCTTGTATGATGTGAAACAAGCTCCAGAACAACGGTATAAGAAGTTTGATGGTTTCATGATGGAGATTCGCTGTAAGAAATGCCACATAGACATTGTTGATACTACAAGAGATTTGACAAgaattattttctcatattattatatgttgATGGTAGGAATTGATGTAAAGATGATGAATGGATaaggtgaaaaaataattatctgAACGATGAGAGATGTTGGAGAGACCAATTAGAATTTGAGCATGACATGGAGGCAGGAAAATCATATCTTCCGCATGCTAGTTACATTTGAAAGGTcctataaaaatttaacttgCATGATATGAAGCCTGTAAGTATGTCTTTAAGAACTAACTTCAAGTTGTCAAAGAAGGAGCTACCACATAGAAGGGAAGAACATGTCGAGATGATAAAAGTTCCTTATGCTTAAGAATTGACGGTATTATTTATGCTTTTGTGTGTACAAGCCTGCTATTGAATAAGCAGTAGGAGTAGCGAGTCAGATCATGGGTGTTTCGGGCAAGCAACATCATGAAGTAGTTAAATAGACCCTTCgaaatttacatgttttaaGGCCTATGTTTGACTTGTTTTGAATAAATACCATGTGAATTATGTTTAACAttgataaatatttctatatgtTGGTATCTTGTTGTGTTTGTAGAGTTTTGATGGTAAAACGACAAAACATTATGAATAGATTccattctcttcatcttcGAAAGATTTTCATGTGGCCATCTCACACGCCTCAATCAAAGTTTTGTAGAGAAAgttatggtcattttacgaACGATCAATGTGCAGTGTAGTCAAAAGCTGACgagaataaattcaaaatattaatgtgaTCCAAATCTTTTCTATTATATCAACCTTTTTCAAGCCTATTAATACCCCATGACCTGCATCCAGTGGCGGATTCAGAAATTGTAAATTGGGGGTGCGAATTATATGTACATAAATACATAAGTAGCacgtatataaaaaatactaaatcttgaaatactatttaattttaaaatgagataaTGTAAATAGTTACTAGAAATTAAAGTTccaaattcatataaaaaacattaatatatggagtacttaatTAAGGTTAATAATAAGAGGCaaactaaactaaaaacaatgtgataataaaatcaaatcacagCAAAGATAATTTtctagtttttaaaatttgaattagaaagataatgaaaaaaataactaatatatgcaaaagtaaacaaataaaaatataaagaaaataaaaattacctAATATGCAAAATGAACTATAACTACCAGAGATAATATGCAAAACTTGATAAAGAAACTCTAAAACCCAGAATCCTTTCCTATATACTGTacgaaagggaaaaaaaagggcttctaACTGTAACTACAAAAGATaacattaaaaatcaaaacataataaaaaaacaaaaacttctAACGGTAACAGtactaaatataataaagaaactaaaatacacatactaatatattgagctaaaaaaaattacacaagtCCTCCACTTTACGTAGACAAACCATTTACCACTGGACCACCGCCTCATTTAGTAATCTCCATAATAATAGTATGAATAGATTTTACATATTTGGCAGATAGGATATATCTCTGGTGGCCTGTATATGTGAAGACAACCCTATGCCTAACAGATCCAACGAAAATTTACTTTACGCAATGACAAGAGGCTGCACGGAAGGATGTAGAGCGAACATTTAGTGTGCTCCAGTCGTGATGGGCTGCGGTGAAGGGCCGTCACAAACTGTGGTATGACGACTGCATTGCTGATATCATGTATGTATgtatcatcatgcataacatgatagtcgacAATGAAGATTCACAACTCACCGATTGGGCCAATGAAGATGCTGCCAGACCAAGCCACGGTGTGGCCACCGCCCCTGTACAAATGGGTATACCCCGTGGCNNNNNNNNNNNNNNNNNNNNNNNNNNNNNNNNNNNNNNNNNNNNNNNNNNNNNNNNNNNNNNNNNNNNNNNNNNNNNNNNNNNNNNNNNNNNNNNNNNNNTTTCGTACTCAATACCACTGGGTATCCATATCCACGTATCAGTATCCAAATACCGACTCTTAACAtgtgttaataattaataaaaaattaaattttatatattaatagaaatatagatatatctaaattgactaatatctttaatgtttcatttaattgtatataaaactaaaaaaatggatcacttttatttaaaagtataagattatatttaatgcaaaacggctaaacctaatttaaaatatgctttaaataataaattggatattcgggTCATACCGATACCCATTCGGGTTATCAATATCCGATTTATCTTATATTTCAATACGATCTACATCTTCAATCcataaaattagatattgggtatccaaaTCGCGGATATCGTTCAGATCGGGTAAATCATACCGATATCCGTATTCCACCCCCAAACGTAGAGACATAGAAAAATCAATATCTTGGAATTCCCTTCTTCAACTTGTTCACAAATAGTTTTATATTGCCATCACTTACTTTGTTTCGTTGGTTAAATTAACCTTCAAATTCAACTGTCTAAATAGTGCATGAGATTTATATTGTTTCTCCATCCCAAAAAATACTCCGCATTTTGGAtttgacacgaattttaatgtaagattggtaaaataagagagagaagagaaaaaagtaattaaagtattgtcgGCAAAATGCGTCACACTTCATTAGAGATTAAAGTTTCCAAATTAGATATTCTTATGCGAcggattaaaaaggaaagattgCATATTCTTGTGCGACAGAGGGATTATATTACTTAAAAGCTAACCATTAATCTCTATGGATATAACATTcgtacaaatttttatttagggTTCATTCGGTACATGggattggaattggaattatatggaattgaatacgaagaaaatgaattaaaatttaataacaaATCATTTGCTTAGTGTGAGTGCAGTGTGTTCagtatgtgtagtgtgtagtgtgtgaacctatccatttttataaataaattatttattttttaatgtaattttaattataaaattataatttaattttaaattcaaaaaatttattttatcaaatattaaatttaaaattggaagCTTCAATTCTGTGATCGGAACGAGAAAATATTCAGTGGTCCTTCCACACCAAAGTGTCACGATGAGGTGGTGTACTCaaccatttaatttttaacaaatgGAAAAGTAAATGACTAGACATGTCAattaatagagttatttttagaagatatttattaaatcacTTTTATAGAATATTGCATAATCTCAAAttcttaattcttaaaatatgaaaattgtcaatattttttcttcttatagtatatataaatataatggcacacttatatagttataatttaattttcattttatattaagttactaagtaaatatataacctatttaatgcattaaaatcttacaaaatttttaaaatctaaaaattgcTAGCAATATTTTCCCCTcctatgtataaatataatacgTGCTTAAATAGTTATAAGttagtttttaaattcatatcaaGTTACTAAGTACATATAACTCtttaaatgcaataaaaaaaatagaaaaattaaattatgatcatacattttgtttgtgcattttcacttacatatatatttttatgtataaatatataagataaagaaaattataatcataaaatttaaataatactaacaaAGTGTTGCACTCCGTGAttatactacttttttttgccaaaaaataatgaatacatataaaatatgattattatatatataagtatgtaGTGTATATGTAGgagggaaaaaaatattgataatttcaatattaataattatgcattattcTATAAAAGTGATTTAATGCATATCTTCTATAAAAGTGATTTAATGAATATCTTCCATAAATAACTCTATTAGTTGACATGTCTAGTCATTTATTTTGACAtttgtcaaaaattaaatggttGAGTACACCACCTCATCATGACACTTTGGTGTGGAAGGACCACTGAATATTTTCTCGATCGGAACAGAGTCTTATAAGACATTCAGATTTTCGATCTGATTTTTGTAAACTCTGAATTAATCCATTTAAATTAGAGAGAATAATCTAAAACATAATCCgaaaattcaatcttttttaaaaataatttaaacaccGACGTGAAGCACAACTTATATTGCGCGAAGTACAAGCTCGCTGTAATGTAGTAACAGAGGTTTGGTTAAAACGGTGCGAGTGAAGAAGTATTAAAATTAGGGCTTTTGAAAAGCAAAACCCCTCCATTTTTCCACACACTCGTGCTACACAGCAACCCAGCGTCCACAATGACGAGCGATGCCGACATGAGTGGTTGGACTGGTCTGCTGCATTCTTCTTCCAAGCTAATTGAACAAGCCGCTCCTTCTGCTCAGTTTCCGCCGCTTCAGGTATGAGCCCCAATTGCTGTTTATATGTCTTCTCATTTCGAGATTTGGTCATTGAACTGATTCTCTGCTGTGTTTTGGCGGAAACAGAGGAATTTGGATCAGTTGGAGGCTCTCTCGAAGAAGCTCAAGGCCAAAACCCTACGCGCCGAAGCTCCGTCCCAGTCTATTGCGGCTACTAGGTATTTTCTCGTTTTGTTCAATGGGAATGTTTTGCCAGCAAGTGGAGCTtggtttgatcaaattttaggttggaaatataaaagaagTGACAGAAAATTTGATGGAGAGCGGAGTTCCAAAATGCGTAGCATTCTAAGAATTTTGTAGAGCTGTGATGTTCCAAAGTGGTTATTCCTTAGTCATTGGCAATTTGAAACctgagttttaaaataaacaagttTTATGAGATTTTGTAGTATGAGTGAGGGAATGTAAAGTGACCATTGTGTCAACGTTTTGTTGATAGTATCTCATAACTTTTTTCTTAGTTATTGTCTTATTTTTTGGTCGGCAGGCTATTAGCTCGGGAGGGGTTAAATGCAGAGCAGCTAGCTCGTGATCTCAAGTCCTTTGAATTAAAGGTAGAAGATTTCATCCGTCTGTATTGCTGTAAATTCGTGTATCGTCCTTGTGACAAGTACCTATTAAACTTACAAAATTTCCAGTTTCCATATTCTCTGAAATTAGTATGTAGAATTGCCAATGTTGATGACCAGagttattataaaataaatacaatctGTATACTCTATCACATGTTGGCTTCttatattcattttactaGATTTATCTTGGATGTATTACTGAATAGTTTTGTGAgaagtttttcattttcaaatcatTACATCATATCTTTCATGTATTGCAGTTTTCACCATTctctttcctctctctcttcttttatttatatgatgttaattttttatgttcatCTCTTTGGGTTTTTATATTCTCCCTGTAAAGACCACATTTGAAGATGTATTTCCTGCGGAGGCAACAACAGTTGAAGAGTATCTCCAACAGGtaatttcattctttttaaaCATACGCAAAATTGATGccttaaaagataaaaacaaaaatggaagAGGCAAGATATTAGCGGACTTTCCTAATCCTTATAAACAAGCACAATATTTTCTGAAATTCAGGTCCATGAAATGGCAATGCTCTCAGCTGTTCAGGAAGCTCAGAAGGATAATCTTAGAAGTTTCAATGATTATATGATGTCTGTATTGCAGGTAGGTAAATCAGAATTAGCTTCACATTTGAGCATTCTTGATGAATTCattttgttggatttcttGAAATCAATTTGTCATGCGAAACTTATCATTTCAGGAGGACTggcaaaaggaaaaaagagaTTTTCTTCA
The genomic region above belongs to Salvia hispanica cultivar TCC Black 2014 chromosome 3, UniMelb_Shisp_WGS_1.0, whole genome shotgun sequence and contains:
- the LOC125211947 gene encoding nuclear pore complex protein NUP93A-like, which codes for MTSDADMSGWTGLLHSSSKLIEQAAPSAQFPPLQRNLDQLEALSKKLKAKTLRAEAPSQSIAATRLLAREGLNAEQLARDLKSFELKVFIFSL